In a single window of the Fusarium falciforme chromosome 3, complete sequence genome:
- a CDS encoding NACHT domain-containing protein — translation MPRNPAVTVLARQTLKTAYDELERTITPGDKRNFGNTTLQHVRKTALDIENQLAARQSLRNMRRLMPLFRGLEHYSKVVDILCNGTPYLPWIWAPITLILRIASEYVEAFEKIIKGYSNIAESLKRFEILGDAFRGEPEFHKTLAVFYADILEFHKNAYKFVRRSGWKLMFVTSWGRFESKFNNILEDLNRHGSLIDQEANALDIAEARKMREDIRSWREESQSQLDREQAEKSAKQFEATASWLKINESDQLTIFDSIISEVAEHQGTCAWILKNQKVRSWLQDKPDTPALWLQGSAGTGKSVLCTQLAIFMKASNSFTIHHFCTYRYASSTAYEQILKSLILQLVRKDGDLVAHVNEAYVLEKKPPTTVALEQLFQTLLANMSSRPNQEELRQLDIGQAEIEEIRTVIVEKADGMFLYARLVMDYLATNIFYSGDEIKQSVNELPRKLADFYYKILTQILVQLDSRSVDRVRCILGWVAFAERPLQKLELLSAISFSPGDPKINRLAPQYILDICGTLIEERRDSTLAFIHISVKEFLQSSSSNIVIHKQQALREHGVATVTCLLSGLRLFGGEFSEHDRVLRIGKGLHGFHVYATEYWTEYLLSHIARADGIDTNSPELLMILACQLADVVKDSSPEMAVENDGGTSQLDERLPALRQYPALYRILQENGNVSRDLDTLGILEI, via the exons ATGCCTCGTAACCCCGCTGTCACTGTGCTGGCGAGGCAAACCCTGAAGACGGCATACGATGAGCTTGAGCGCACCATCACTCCAGGAGACAAACGAAACTTTGGCAATACGACCCTGCAGCATGTCCGAAAGACAGCCCTTGACATTGAAAATCAGCTTGCTGCTCGGCAATCACTCCGCAACATGCGCCGTCTCATGCCCCTCTTCCGAGGACTTGAACATTACTCCAAGGTTGTTGATATTCTCTGTAACGGCACTCCCTATTTACCGTGGATATGGGCACCTATCACTCTCATCCTGCGGATAGCCTCGGAGTATGTCGAGGCGTTTGAAAAGATCATCAAGGGTTATTCGAATATCGCCGAATCACTCAAGCGATTTGAGATCCTCGGCGATGCATTTCGTGGCGAGCCAGAGTTCCACAAGACGCTTGCCGTCTTTTACGCCGACATTTTGGAATTCCATAAGAATGCATACAAATTCGTTCGAAGAAGTG gctGGAAACTCATGTTTGTCACGTCCTGGGGCCGTTTCGAGAGCAAGTTCAACAATATTCTCGAAGACTTGAACCGACACGGCTCTTTGATCGACCAGGAAGCAAACGCTCTCGACATTGCCGAAGCAAGAAAGATGCGAGAAGATATTCGATcctggagagaagagagccagagccaactCGACCGCGAGCAGGCCGAGAAGAGCGCGAAGCAGTTTGAGGCTACCGCATCGTGGCTCAAGATCAACGAATCAGATCAGCTGACAATCTTTGACTCGATAATTTCAGAAGTAGCCGAACATCAAGGAACTTGCGCGTGGATCTTGAAGAACCAAAAGGTCCGCTCTTGGCTTCAAGACAAGCCAGATACTCCAGCACTTTGGTTGCAGGGATCGGCTGGGACTGGGAAAAGTGTCCTATGCACACAGCTCGCAATCTTTATGAAGGCATCCAACAGCTTTACCATCCACCACTTTTGCACCTACCGCTACGCGTCTTCGACCGCGTATGAGCAGATCCTGAAGTCGTTGATTCTTCAGCTTGTTCGAAAGGACGGCGATCTGGTCGCCCACGTCAACGAGGCATACGTCTTGGAGAAAAAGCCACCTACAACTGTAGCTCTTGAACAGCTCTTTCAAACGCTTCTTGCCAACATGTCCAGCCGGCCCAACCAGGAAGA GCTCCGACAGCTTGACATAGGGCAGGCTGAAATCGAAGAGATCCGGACAGTGATCGTGGAAAAGGCTGACG GAATGTTTCTCTACGCCCGGCTTGTTATGGACTATCTCGCGACCAACATTTTCTACAGTGGTGATGAAATCAAGCAGTCGGTGAACGAACTGCCAAGGAAGCTCGCAGATTT CTACTATAAGATCCTGACCCAGATTCTGGTTCAGTTGGACTCTCGCTCCGTGGACCGTGTGAGATGCATTCTCGGTTGGGTTGCGTTTGCGGAACGACCACTTCAGAAGCTTGAATTACTTTCTGCTATCAGTTTCAGCCCCGGTGATCCTAAGATTAATCGTTTGGCGCCTCAGTACATCCTAGACATCTGCGGGACTCTGATCGAGGAGAGAAGGGATTCAACCCTAGCGTTCATCCATATCTCCGTGAAAGA GTTCCTCCAAAGCTCTTCAAGCAACATCGTCATCCACAAGCAGCAAGCACTTCGTGAACACGGCGTAGCCACAGTCACTTGTCTTTTATCTGGTTTACGACTCTTTGGAGGCGAATTCTCTGAACACGACAGAGTGCTTCGGATAGGCAAGGGACTTCACGGGTTTCATGTCTATGCTACCGAGTATTGGACAGAGTACTTGTTGTCCCATATAGCGAGGGCTGATGGCATCGACACAAATTCTCCTGAACTACTGATGATCCTTGCTTGTCAACTGGCGGATGTGGTGAAAGATTCGAGTCCAGAAATGGCTGTTGAGAACGATGGAGGAACAAGTCAGCTCGACGAGCGCCTCCCAGCTCTACGGCAATACCCAGCACTCTACAG AATCCTGCAAGAGAATGGTAA CGTCTCGAGGGATCTCGACAccctcggcatcctcgaAATCTAG
- a CDS encoding Helicase ATP-binding domain-containing protein: MDTPRGPNNTLKRRRLDEEASPNVQGTGHPALTTGYQAGYRSYTRPFEVQQFYPNSVSQPVSATLQPNARGAYSTISPHHNNAWTPYHSFQSQNAAGGFLNDKSFQAAFPNLQPPSTSFASPSFELWSSMSMGHLMPQEQTQHYGQLLPKSSCQQHLLDSAQSSSNVQPWQSTMCVEAQILDISTIIAVDNSLPAAPAPARQVLEEQEPEKVCFGMVPSISARCDPKSSLNTPPSPFSVQIKTSPSSDSPKFISEEYPEISGHIMSDHGQMIQSLLEDETLDLYVSCTIPDSQSPTQQKTRSSPLQCTLEITVYGPSDLFDEIGEWFEEYQVYLQDPRECHIDVKYYNPHRLSSDDFASCDLVSEVVSRGSKILHLESIPQQKDLLDDLDSQDDLEETAQPTVIKRSLRKHQKQALTFMLRREQGWAFYDQRPDVWEMRENDRERFFLNRISNAYQAEEPPQCYGGIIADPMGLGKTLTMIALAATDLDRDNTEMDTSEDGQLSVAATLIVVPPPLIGTWEEQLSEHVVHGGMAWHRHHRETRLSSTTELDRFNIVLTTYHTVSAEWNSGNGVRDSTLFSVRWERIILDEAHLIRNANSKMSQAVCALDSKSRWAVTGTPIQNRLGDLATLFKFIRAHPYTDQRRFDIDISRLWKSGEYEEAIKRLKRLSACMLLRRPKGTVDLPARRDMQCPVNFNTEERALYDKLRNETLTNIKEALKGDMERSRTGLYVNVLQQIESLRLVCNLGLHYHTRHGKDPAASLEGDTWASNAQGTFNVQREMEPPVCIQCGSTLEITETLLEDPSVPRQSAQFFSCLKFVCADCTQRQSRGVLECGHNPRCSVASVSTNSSALESSPEEIQTQTRATSIGLSSKVEALITDIKALPWNDKCIVFSSWRLTLDMVEAGLEQASIPSVRFDGKVPQNERQEIVERFRSNPLTLTVATRAYLMEPHWNPTLEEQALARIHRIGQTREVTTVRFYMRDSFEQHVMGVQESKKHLAGLLLSPHDGEQADESQGRLEKLRSLI; this comes from the exons ATGGACACGCCTAGGGGTCCCAACAATACACTCAAGAGGCGCCGGCTGGACGAGGAAGCCTCACCAAACGTCCAAGGGACTGGTCACCCAGCCCTGACTACTGGCTACCAGGCAGGCTACAGGTCCTACACCAGGCCTTTCGAAGTTCAGCAGTTTTATCCTAATTCAGTATCTCAACCCGTCTCAGCAACACTACAGCCTAATGCTAGGGGCGCCTACTCGACCATATCACCTCATCACAACAACGCATGGACTCCCTACCACAGCTTTCAGTCCCAGAACGCAGCAGGAGGTTTTTTAAATGATAAAAGTTTCCAAGCAGCGTTCCCTAACTTACAGCCTCCATCAACATCTTTCGCCTCCCCTTCGTTCGAGCTGTGGTCATCCATGTCCATGGGACATCTTATGCCTCAAGAACAGACCCAACACTACGGCCAATTACTGCCTAAATCTTCATGTCAACAACATCTCTTAGATTCCGCTCAGAGTTCTTCCAACGTCCAGCCATGGCAAAGCACAATGTGTGTAGAGGCTCAAATTCTAGACATCAGTACCATCATCGCCGTAGACAACAGCCTACCAGCTGCACCCGCGCCAGCCCGACAGGTGCTTGAAGAACAAGAACCAGAAAAGGTGTGCTTTGGTATG GTTCCGTCCATATCTGCTAGGTGTGATCCGAAGAGCTCACTGAACACTCCACCTTCACCTTTTTCGGTGCAGATCAAGACCTCCCCGAGCTCCGATTCCCCAAAATTCATTTCAGAAGAATATCCGGAGATCTCTGGCCATATCATGTCAGACCACGGCCAGATGATTCAAAGCCTTCTCGAGGACGAAACTCTGGACCTCTACGTTTCTTGCACCATCCCAGACTCTCAAAGCCCAACACAGCAAAAGACTCGATCCAGTCCCCTCCAATGTACCTTGGAGATTACCGTCTACGGCCCCTCGGACCTTTTCGACGAAATTGGAGAGTGGTTCGAGGAGTATCAAGTCTACCTACAAGATCCTCGAGAGTGTCATATCGACGTCAAATACTATAATCCCCATCGCCTTTCTTCTGACGACTTTGCCTCTTGTGATCTTGTTTCTGAGGTCGTCTCGAGGGGCTCTAAGATCCTCCATCTCGAAAGTATCCCGCAACAAAAAGATTTGCTAGATGATTTGGACAGTCAGGACGATCTAGAAGAAACAGCACAACCAACAGTTATCAAGAGAAGCCTAAGAAA GCATCAAAAGCAGGCTCTCACATTCATGCTACGCCGGGAGCAGGGCTGGGCATTCTATGATCAACGGCCAGATGTTTGGGAGATGAGAGAAAATGACCGGGAGCGATT CTTCCTGAACCGGATATCTAATGCCTATCAAGCCGAAGAACCCCCCCAGTGCTACGGTGGCATCATTGCAGACCCAATGGGGCTTGGCAAAACACTGACCATGATTGCATTGGCAGCAACCGACCTGGACAGGGATAACACTGAAATGGATACAAGCGAAGACGGCCAGTTGAGCGTTGCAGCTACACTCATTGTTGTGCCACCTCCGC TAATCGGGACATGGGAAGAACAGCTATCTGA GCACGTTGTTCACggaggcatggcatggcaccGCCATCACCGGGAGACCCGTCTCAGTTCCACAACCGAACTTGATCGTTTCAACATCGTCTTGACAACATATCACACAGTCTCTGCAGAGTGGAACAGTGGGAATGGTGTGCGAGACTCGACTCTCTTCTCAGTGAGATGGGAGAGGATTATTCTCGACGAAG CGCATCTCATCCGAAACGCCAACTCAAAGATGTCCCAAGCAGTCTGCGCACTCGACTCCAAGTCTCGATGGGCTGTTACCGGCACTCCCATCCAGAATCGTCTCGGTGATTTAGCAACTCTCTTCAAGTTCATACGTGCCCATCCCTACACCGACCAAAGACGGTTTGACATCGATATATCGCGCCTTTGGAAGTCCGGCGAATATGAGGAAGCCATCAAAAGGCTAAAGCGTCTCTCAGCTTGCATGCTACTGAGACGACCCAAGGGAACCGTCGACCTTCCTGCCCGGCGGGATATGCAATGCCCAGTCAACTTCAACACCGAAGAGAGAGCTCTGTACGACAAGCTACGCAATGAAACTCTTACGAACATCAAAGAAGCTTTGAAAGGGGATATGGAACGCTCTCGAACTGGACTGTACGTCAATGTCTTGCAGCAGATTGAGTCACTTAGGCTGGTCTGCAACCTCGGTCTCCACTACCACACGAGACACGGAAAGGACCCTGCGGCTTCCCTAGAAGGTGACACTTGGGCCAGCAACGCACAAGGAACTTTCAATGTACAGCGAGAGATGGAGCCACCGGTCTGCATACAATGTGGATCAACACTCGAGATCACCGAGACTCTTCTCGAAGACCCATCTGTACCACGACAAAGCGCTCAGTTCTTCAGCTGCCTGAAGTTTGTATGCGCTGATTGCACGCAAAGGCAGTCTAGAGGTGTACTAGAATGCGGCCACAATCCCCGTTGCTCAGTGGCATCTGTTTCCACTAATAGCAGCGCTCTTGAGTCAAGCCCGGAAGAGATACAGACGCAGACGAGAGCAACATCCATCGGCCTCTCGTCCAAGGTGGAGGCCCTAATCACCGACATCAAGGCTCTTCCATGGAATGACAAATG CATCGTCTTTTCAAGCTGGAGACTAACACTCGACATGGTTGAAGCCGGACTAGAACAAGCGTCAATTCCAAGTGTCCGATTTGATGGCAAGGTGCCTCAAAATGAGCGGCAGGAGATTGTGGAGAGATTCAGAAGCAACCC TCTCACTTTGACAGTAGCAACTAGGGCGTATCTCATGGAGCCTCATTG GAATCCAACTCTCGAAGAACAAGCCCTTGCTCGGATCCACCGAATTGGACAAACACGAGAGGTGACTACAGTGAGGTTCTACATGCGAGACTCGTTTGAGCAG CATGTTATGGGGGTTCAAGAGTCGAAGAAGCATCTGGCCGGCTTGTTGCTCTCTCCTCACGATGGTGAGCAGGCAGATGAAAGCCAGGGAAGACTAGAG AAACTGAGGTCGCTGATTTGA
- a CDS encoding Aldo-ket-red domain-containing protein, protein MSTIQLPSRLKQSLEDTRVEYRQLGRSGLRVSVPILGCMGFGDTRALPWALGEDEALPLLKAAYDMGLNTWDTANAYSNGVSEEIIGKALKHYDIPREKVVILTKCYFTVGETPEEQAYVFRSEFSKSKDYQNLSGLSRTAIFNQVEASLKRLQTDYIDLLQIHRFDSSVPMEETMKALHDLVQSGKVRYIGASSMWATQFAQLQFCAERNNWTKFVSMQNQYNLLYREEEREMIRFCNDTGVGLIPWAPLCRGHLARPPSSSLTTRESTESQIIRGGPGTSEADQKIIGRVAELAEKHGWPMAHVALAWINSRVTSPIVGCTKMERIEEAVSSNGKVLTKDEEGYLEELYQPRPVWGHF, encoded by the exons ATGTCCACAATCCAACTCCCGAGCCGGCTCAAGCAGTCCTTGGAAGACACACGTGTAGAATATCGTCAGCTCGGACGGTCTGGACTCCGTGTGTCTGTGCCTATTCTTGGTTGTATGGGCTTCGGCGACACTCGAGCTCTCCCGTGGGCACTTGGAGAAGACGAA GCGCTGCCATTGCTCAAGGCAGCCTATGACATGGGCCTGAATACTTGGGATACTGCCAATGCGTACTCGAATGGTGTTTCCGAGGAGATTATTGGCAAGGCTCTCAAACACTATGATATTCCCCGAGAGAAGGTAGTTATTCTCACAAAATGCTACTTTACTGTTGGAGAAACCCCAG AGGAGCAAGCATACGTTTTCCGCTCCGAGTTCAGCAAATCCAAGGATTATCAGAACCTATCCGGTCTCTCTCGAACTGCTATCTTCAATCAGGTTGAGGCTTCTCTGAAGAGGCTTCAAACTGATTACATCGATCTATTGCAGATTCATCGATTTGATAGTTCGGTGCCCATGGAAGAGACTATGAAAGCTCTTCATGACCTGGTGCAATCAGGCAAGGTCCGCTACATCGGTGCGAGTAGTATGTGGGCAACTCAGTTTGCCCAACTTCAATTCTGCGCCGAAAGAAATAACTGGACCAAGTTTGTGAGCATGCAGAATCAATATAACCTGCTCTACCGCGAAGAGGAGAGGGAAATGATTCGGTTCTGCAATGACACGGGTGTAGGGCTTATCCCTTGGGCGCCGTTGTGTCGTGGACACTTGGCCAGACCTCCTTCTTCAAGCTTGACGACGAGAGAGTCGACTGAGTCTCAAATCATAAGAGGAGGACCTGGTACGAGCGAGGCCGATCAGAAAATCATTGGTCGAGTGGCGGAGCTCGCTGAGAAACATGGATGGCCGATGGCTCACGTTGCCCTGGCTTGGATTAATTCGAGGGTTACGAGTCCTATTGTTGGGTGTACGAAGATGGAAAGAATCGAAGAGGCCGTTTCAAGCAATGGCAAGGTTCTGACGAAGGATGAAGAGGGTTACCTTGAGGAGCTGTATCAGCCAAGACCTGTTTGGGGCCACTTTTGA
- a CDS encoding MFS domain-containing protein has protein sequence MGVDETHHDEGARNHSVALQTADNIDQIEAPVTWKAYLMCAFASFGGIFFGYDSGYINGVNGSKYFIHEVEGLGHDKLRESHQSLIVSILSCGTFFGAIIAGDVADRIGRKWTVITGCIIYCLGVVIQMVTGHGDPLACIVAGRLIAGIGVGFESAIVILYMSEICPRKVRGALVAGYQFCITIGLLLAACIVYGTEDFYNPNSYRIPIAIQFPWAVILGGGLLFLPDSPRYFVKRGRIEDAIDALSRVRGQPKDSKYVQTELAEIIANEEYERQIIPSTSWIGSWANCFRGSLWDGKSNLRRTILGTSLQMMQQWTGVNFIFYYSTPFLQSTGAIDNSFLISLIFTLVNVFSTPLSFWTVERFGRRSILIIGAFGMLVCQFLVAIIGVTIGFNHTHPTPTEDDPDKVTADNISAVNAQIAFIAIFIFFFASTWGPGAWIVIGEIFPLPIRSRGVGLSTASNWLWNTIIAVITPYMVGENRGNLKSSVFFIWGGLCTCAFVYSYFLVPETKGLSLEQVDKMMEETTPRNSAKWKPHTTFAETMGAGEILEKKAVAKAEHDDSAV, from the exons ATGGGTGTCGACGAAACCCACCACGACGAGGGCGCTCGCAACCACTCGGTCGCCCTCCAGACGGCCGACAACATCGACCAGATCGAGGCTCCTGTCACCTGGAAGGCCTACCTCATGTGCGCCTTTGCCTCCTTCGGTGGCATCTTCTTCGGTTACGACTCTGGGTACATCAACGGTGTCAATGGTTCCAAGTACTTCATCCACGAGGTCGAGGGCCTTGGCCACGACAAGCTCCGCGAAAGCCACCAGTCTCTGATCGTCTCTATTCTCTCCTGCGGTACCTTCTTCGGTGCTATCATCGCCGGTGATGTCGCTGACCGCATCGGCCGCAAGTGGACTGTCATTACTGGTTGCATCATCTACTGCCTCGGTGTTGTTATCCAGATGGTTACTGGTCATGGTGATCCTCTTGCTTGCATCGTCGCTGGTCGTCTCATTGCCGGTATCGGTGTCGGTTTCGAGTCTGCCATTGTTATCCTGTACATGTCTGAGATT TGCCCCCGCAAGGTTCGTGGTGCTCTCGTCGCTGGTTACCAATTCTGCATCACCATCGGTCTGCTGCTCGCCGCCTGCATCGTCTACGGAACTGAGGACTTCTACAACCCCAACTCCTACCGCATTCCCATCGCCATCCAGTTCCCCTGGGCTGTCATCCTCGGTGGTGGTCTCCTGTTCCTCCCCGACTCTCCACGATACTTTGTCAAGAGGGGCCGTATCGAAGACGCCATTGACGCCCTCTCCCGTGTTCGTGGTCAGCCCAAGGACTCCAAGTATGTCCAGACCGAGCTGGCTGAGATTATCGCCAACGAGGAGTACGAGCGCCAAATCATTCCCTCCACCTCTTGGATCGGCAGCTGGGCCAACTGCTTCAGGGGCAGCCTCTGGGATGGCAAGTCTAACCTTCGCCGAACCATCCTCGGTACCTCTCTTCAGATGATGCAGCAATG GACTGGTGTCAACTTCATCTTCTACTACTCCACCCCCTTCCTCCAGTCCACTGGTGCCATCGACAACAGTTTCCTCATCTCGCTCATCTTCACCCTGGTCAACGTCTTCTCGACCCCCCTGTCCTTCTGGACCGTCGAGCGCTTCGGTCGCCgcagcatcctcatcatcggtgcCTTCGGCATGCTTGTCTGCCAGTTCCTCGTTGCCATCATCGGTGTCACTATCGGTTTCAACCACACCCATCCCACTCCCACCGAGGACGACCCTGACAAGGTCACTGCCGACAACATCAGCGCTGTCAACGCCCAGATCGCCTTcattgccatcttcatcttcttcttcgcctcCACCTGGGGTCCCGGTGCCTGGATCGTCATTGGCGAGATCTTCCCTCTCCCCATCCGATCTCGTGGTGTTGGTCTCTCTACTGCTTCCAACTGGCTGTGGAACACCATCATCGCTGTCATCACCCCCTACATGGTCGGCGAGAACCGAGGCAACCTCAAGTCgtccgtcttcttcatctggggAGGTCTCTGCACATGCGCCTTTGTCTACTCTTACTTCCTGGTCCCTGAGACCAAGGGACTGTCTCTGGAGCAGGTCGAcaagatgatggaggagaccACCCCCCGCAACTCTGCCAAGTGGAAGCCCCATACCACCTTTGCCGAGACCATGGGCGCTGGTGAgatcctcgagaagaaggctgttgccaaggctgagcaCGACGACTCTGCCGTCTAA
- a CDS encoding PKS-ER domain-containing protein has product MASMRAWQAASPGTFPQILSLRTDIPRPSNLQDGQILVQVSHAGLNPADYKMCELGVASRAITSFPKIPGMDLAGRVVEVAEGVTEAKVGDLVMARVDPTKPGGSLAEFVAVNRDGYATLPAGFDTEQAAGAPTAAVTAYQTIAPYVKAGDKVFINGGSGGVGLFGIQIAKALGCEVTVTCSTAKAELCKSLGADDIIDYRTSDVLAELKKRGQVFRHCVDNVGDSPSNLYAFSDNFLFNGSKFLFVGGHVTAGSIMSIMKTRVLPTFLGGGKNHFVSYMTSNKREDIEQVRDWFVEGKVRTVVDSVFDYEETEKAFEQLKKGSNGGKIIIRVQK; this is encoded by the coding sequence ATGGCTTCAATGCGCGCCTGGCAAGCCGCCTCCCCTGGCACATTCCCCCAAATCCTCTCCCTCCGCACCGATATCCCCCGCCCCTCAAACCTCCAAGATGGCCAGATCCTCGTGCAGGTCTCGCACGCGGGTCTCAACCCAGCCGACTACAAGATGTGCGAGCTCGGCGTCGCCTCGAGGGCCATAACCTCATTCCCCAAGATCCCCGGCATGGACCTCGCCGGCcgcgtcgtcgaggtcgcTGAAGGCGTCACCGAGGCCAAGGTGGGCGATCTTGTCATGGCTAGGGTTGACCCGACAAAGCCTGGCGGTTCTCTGGCCGAGTTTGTTGCCGTGAATCGCGATGGGTATGCCACTCTCCCGGCCGGCTTTGACACGGAGCAGGCGGCGGGAGCTCCGACAGCGGCCGTTACGGCGTACCAGACCATCGCGCCGTACGTCAAGGCCGGAGACAAGGTATTCATCAACGGCGGTTCCGGAGGTGTCGGCCTCTTCGGCATCCAAATCGCAAAGGCTCTCGGCTGTGAGGTTACAGTAACTTGCTCAACCGCAAAGGCCGAGCTGTGCAAGAGTCTCGGCGccgacgacatcatcgacTACAGGACAAGCGACGTTCTcgccgagctcaagaagcgcGGGCAGGTCTTCAGGCATTGCGTCGACAACGTTGGCGACTCACCATCCAACCTTTACGCCTTCTCCGACAATTTCCTCTTCAACGGCAGCAAGTTTCTCTTTGTCGGTGGCCACGTGACAGCAGGCAGCATCATGAGCATCATGAAGACGAGGGTGCTGCCGACATTCCTCGGTGGTGGAAAGAACCATTTCGTCAGCTACATGACCAGCAACAAACGCGAAGACATCGAGCAAGTCCGAGATTGGTTCGTTGAGGGCAAGGTTCGCACAGTTGTCGATTCAGTGTTTGACTATGAGGAGACGGAAAAGGCGTTTgagcagctgaagaaggGGTCGAATGGAGGCAAGATTATTATCCGAGTTCAAAAGTAG